Proteins from a genomic interval of Hydrogenispora ethanolica:
- a CDS encoding MarR family winged helix-turn-helix transcriptional regulator codes for MKPTETKMAEMNRLFREFIALYHQKLGICLQADDQQEPRCNKNQKRALFILHEKGRVTPSELGRALDLQKATLTSLVDSLAAHNLVRREPDPADRRKTWLELTEAGSEYVRMKKAAYDRYFAGRFAAVSEAEIEESLLSLKRLVDIMGKL; via the coding sequence TTGAAACCGACCGAAACCAAAATGGCTGAGATGAACCGGCTGTTCCGGGAGTTTATCGCGCTGTACCATCAGAAATTGGGCATCTGTTTGCAGGCGGATGACCAACAGGAACCCCGATGCAACAAGAACCAAAAGCGGGCGCTTTTCATACTTCATGAGAAGGGAAGAGTCACCCCCAGCGAGCTCGGGAGAGCGCTGGATCTCCAAAAGGCCACCCTCACCAGCCTGGTGGATTCATTGGCTGCTCATAACCTGGTCCGCCGCGAACCGGATCCCGCGGATCGCCGGAAAACCTGGCTCGAACTGACGGAAGCGGGGAGCGAATACGTTCGAATGAAGAAAGCGGCTTACGACCGTTATTTCGCCGGCCGTTTCGCGGCGGTTTCCGAGGCCGAGATCGAGGAATCCCTCCTCAGCCTCAAAAGATTAGTGGACATCATGGGTAAGCTATAA
- a CDS encoding RNA polymerase sigma factor, whose translation MSLIERRVHPKEAIISLERIDLIKRCQTGDKYAFEELYHLSCHQAIKTAYLISGQRGMAEDIVQEAFIRCYKEIRQLKEPDAFNSWFYKILIRCGWRLLAKNKALSLVFQQTIQSSTRIFVWMTWWKPRKSATGSKRRWEN comes from the coding sequence ATGTCTCTTATAGAGCGAAGGGTGCACCCAAAGGAGGCGATCATTTCCTTGGAGCGAATAGACTTGATCAAACGTTGTCAAACCGGGGATAAGTATGCTTTTGAAGAACTGTATCATTTATCTTGTCATCAAGCTATTAAAACAGCCTATCTTATCTCAGGGCAGCGAGGCATGGCGGAGGATATTGTCCAGGAAGCTTTTATTCGATGTTACAAAGAAATCAGGCAGTTAAAAGAGCCAGATGCATTTAATTCCTGGTTTTACAAGATCTTAATCCGCTGCGGTTGGCGATTGCTCGCTAAAAACAAGGCTCTATCATTAGTTTTTCAACAGACGATTCAGTCATCGACAAGAATTTTTGTCTGGATGACATGGTGGAAACCCAGGAAGTCCGCGACCGGGTCCAAAAGGCGATGGGAAAACTAA
- a CDS encoding nucleotidyltransferase family protein codes for MKRKELLNSKKQSILATAARYGAFNIRIFGSVARGDDDEKSDIDFLVELEPGRSLLDLGGLLIELEDLLGCSVDIVTENGLKERIREQVLNEVINL; via the coding sequence TTGAAACGCAAAGAATTGCTCAATAGTAAAAAACAAAGTATACTGGCTACCGCAGCTCGTTATGGCGCATTTAATATTCGTATCTTCGGTTCGGTGGCACGTGGCGACGACGATGAAAAAAGCGATATCGACTTTCTCGTTGAACTAGAGCCGGGCCGTAGTCTTTTAGATTTAGGCGGTTTACTAATCGAGCTAGAGGATCTGCTAGGATGCTCCGTTGATATTGTAACCGAGAACGGACTTAAAGAACGGATTCGGGAGCAAGTATTAAATGAGGTGATCAATCTGTGA
- a CDS encoding RNA polymerase sigma factor yields METQEVRDRVQKAMGKLTLPLRTVVILYYYNNMTIPEIAMVLGCVQGTVKSRLHNARKLIEKELKPYIDDEKQKCTVKSTNTPAPIKVEELHNDAGFFG; encoded by the coding sequence GTGGAAACCCAGGAAGTCCGCGACCGGGTCCAAAAGGCGATGGGAAAACTAACATTACCACTGCGCACCGTCGTTATCTTATATTATTACAATAACATGACGATTCCGGAAATTGCGATGGTTTTGGGCTGCGTACAGGGGACCGTCAAGTCACGGTTGCATAATGCCCGAAAATTAATTGAGAAGGAATTAAAGCCTTATATTGACGATGAAAAGCAGAAATGCACTGTCAAATCAACTAATACCCCTGCTCCTATCAAAGTAGAAGAACTGCATAATGATGCAGGATTTTTCGGTTAA
- a CDS encoding flavodoxin family protein — MVQDILLLKRRRIFKVVIESKVPHNNIGVLDHIFKITSIFVIPPRVNLSGMGFTMMEKADAIVFITPLYWFTFPAQLKAAIDKMYSFIIRGKELNINESMLLVCGEADDESAFDGIISTYQMMAYYQKWTDRGHLIVPGVRNKGDVLTTKYLALAEEMGRNI; from the coding sequence ATGGTACAGGACATTCTTCTTCTCAAACGCCGTAGGATCTTCAAAGTCGTTATAGAAAGTAAAGTCCCCCACAATAATATTGGGGTTTTGGACCACATTTTTAAGATAACAAGTATTTTTGTCATTCCGCCGCGGGTAAATTTGTCCGGGATGGGGTTTACCATGATGGAAAAAGCAGATGCAATCGTTTTTATAACGCCGCTTTATTGGTTTACCTTTCCCGCTCAGCTGAAGGCGGCCATCGATAAAATGTATTCGTTTATTATCAGAGGAAAGGAACTCAACATCAACGAGAGCATGCTTTTGGTTTGTGGAGAAGCGGATGATGAGTCAGCGTTTGACGGTATTATAAGCACATATCAAATGATGGCCTACTATCAAAAATGGACAGATCGAGGTCATCTGATCGTTCCAGGGGTGCGGAATAAAGGAGATGTATTGACTACTAAATACCTTGCTCTTGCGGAAGAAATGGGCCGGAATATCTAG
- a CDS encoding CatB-related O-acetyltransferase, whose protein sequence is MVQNPNIIVGDFTFYNDFEDPTAFEKKNVLYHYPINKDKLIIGKFCSIACGAKFILNSANHTLHSCSTYPFPIFFEEWDQTLKPTEAWDNKGDIVIGNDVWIGYEAVIMPGVHIGDGAIVGTRAVVTKDVPPYGIVGGVPARIIKYRFDDPTIQMLRKIKWWDWDIQKLKTNLSVIRKMDLQRLKELV, encoded by the coding sequence GTGGTCCAAAACCCCAATATTATTGTGGGGGACTTTACTTTCTATAACGACTTTGAAGATCCTACGGCGTTTGAGAAGAAGAATGTCCTGTACCATTATCCGATTAATAAGGATAAACTGATCATTGGTAAGTTTTGTTCGATTGCTTGCGGGGCCAAATTTATTTTGAATAGCGCCAATCATACCCTTCATTCCTGCTCGACTTATCCATTCCCCATCTTCTTTGAGGAATGGGATCAAACGTTAAAACCCACTGAAGCCTGGGACAATAAAGGCGACATCGTGATCGGAAATGATGTCTGGATTGGCTATGAAGCCGTTATCATGCCGGGAGTCCATATCGGCGATGGAGCAATCGTCGGTACCCGGGCGGTCGTCACCAAAGATGTTCCGCCATACGGTATAGTGGGCGGCGTCCCGGCGCGCATCATTAAATACCGGTTCGATGATCCGACGATTCAAATGTTACGAAAGATAAAATGGTGGGATTGGGATATTCAAAAGCTCAAAACCAATTTATCAGTCATTAGGAAGATGGATTTGCAAAGGCTGAAAGAACTGGTTTGA
- a CDS encoding DUF255 domain-containing protein, whose protein sequence is MKFLRRRNNLSSSNTPTTSSTETPGGDEAFQKAIEEDKPILLSCGYSACHWCPPSFYLSPPGRNEQ, encoded by the coding sequence GTGAAGTTCCTGCGAAGGAGAAATAATCTAAGCTCCTCCAACACGCCCACAACCTCGTCGACTGAGACCCCTGGGGGCGATGAAGCGTTTCAGAAAGCTATCGAAGAAGACAAGCCAATCCTGCTCTCATGCGGCTATTCAGCCTGTCACTGGTGCCCGCCCTCATTCTATCTTTCTCCCCCAGGGAGAAACGAACAGTGA
- a CDS encoding thioredoxin domain-containing protein, which yields MPEPQPTNRLIHETSPYLLQHAHNPVDWYPWGDEAFQKAKQEDKPILLSCGYSACHWCHVMEHESFEDPDIAALMNQYFVNIKVDREERPDIDQLYQDAVHTMGVQGGWPLTVFLDHELRPFYGGTYFPPHASYGRPGFPEVLEALHERWINQRDKIHAASAELADFMTQAAEAGPETAELPGPEFAEEAVRRLSQYFDARNGGFDGAPKFPNPSLLQLFLKVSVARKPARQPEHFLFTLEKMARGGIYDQLGGGFHRYATDSRWLVPHFEKMLYDNAQLLSSYAAGYQLNGSAEFRQVIRETAAYVRRKMTAPEGGFYATQDADSEGEEGRYYLWTPREIRAALEPDAAQLVIDYYRVSEAGNFEGRYILNRLNPPLAALSDHPDGELQERLAAARAKLLAVREQRIKPFRDEKIITSWNGLMIGGLAQAYQVLGDAADYETARRAANFLLDRMKLNDGGLARIYKDGAARIAGFLDDYSFLAQGLLQLYECDFDPRWLRAGLELTETASGRFGDGSGRYYLTAAAGQLLKRPVSGSDQAIPSGVAVQAENLLKLAAYIGNEPYREEAARILGAYGPAMTDNPWGYAGLIGALDAWHRNYQTFTFVTDQAGVPDLLRRLQGEYLPYRVLLLCQAGTDLAHHPAAPLLAGHRPLEGKPTCYACMERSCHPPVTGWEELRALLNPEAPQ from the coding sequence ATGCCCGAACCCCAACCCACCAACCGCTTGATCCACGAAACCTCCCCTTATCTCCTCCAGCACGCCCACAACCCGGTCGATTGGTACCCCTGGGGCGACGAAGCCTTCCAAAAAGCTAAACAAGAAGATAAACCCATCCTGCTTTCCTGCGGCTATTCCGCTTGCCACTGGTGCCACGTCATGGAGCACGAGTCTTTCGAGGATCCGGACATTGCCGCATTAATGAACCAATATTTCGTCAATATCAAGGTTGACCGCGAGGAGCGGCCGGATATCGACCAGCTGTACCAGGATGCGGTCCATACCATGGGGGTGCAAGGCGGCTGGCCGCTGACGGTCTTTCTCGATCATGAGTTGCGGCCGTTTTATGGCGGGACCTATTTTCCGCCGCACGCCAGCTATGGCCGGCCCGGTTTCCCAGAAGTCTTGGAGGCGCTCCATGAGCGCTGGATCAACCAGCGGGACAAGATTCACGCGGCCAGCGCGGAATTGGCCGATTTCATGACGCAAGCGGCGGAGGCGGGGCCGGAAACGGCTGAACTCCCCGGCCCGGAATTTGCCGAGGAGGCGGTGCGCCGGCTCAGCCAGTACTTCGATGCCAGGAACGGAGGGTTCGACGGGGCGCCGAAGTTCCCCAATCCCAGTCTGCTGCAGCTCTTTTTGAAGGTTTCCGTCGCCCGGAAACCGGCGCGCCAGCCGGAACACTTCCTGTTCACGCTGGAAAAGATGGCCCGGGGCGGGATTTACGATCAGCTCGGCGGCGGGTTTCACCGCTACGCCACGGACAGCCGGTGGCTCGTTCCCCATTTCGAAAAGATGCTGTATGACAATGCCCAGTTGCTCTCCAGCTATGCGGCAGGTTATCAATTGAACGGTTCGGCCGAGTTCCGGCAGGTGATCCGCGAGACCGCCGCCTATGTCCGGCGCAAGATGACCGCCCCCGAAGGCGGCTTTTACGCCACCCAGGACGCGGATAGTGAAGGGGAGGAAGGCCGCTATTATCTCTGGACTCCCCGGGAGATTCGGGCGGCTTTGGAACCGGACGCGGCGCAACTGGTTATCGATTATTACCGGGTCAGTGAGGCGGGCAACTTTGAAGGCCGGTATATCCTGAACCGCTTAAACCCGCCCTTGGCAGCATTGTCCGATCATCCCGACGGGGAGCTTCAGGAACGTTTGGCTGCGGCGCGCGCCAAACTGTTGGCGGTCCGCGAGCAACGGATCAAACCGTTCCGCGATGAAAAGATCATTACCAGCTGGAATGGGCTGATGATCGGCGGTTTGGCCCAGGCCTATCAGGTGCTGGGAGACGCGGCCGATTATGAGACGGCGCGGCGGGCGGCGAATTTCCTGCTGGACCGCATGAAGCTCAATGACGGGGGCCTGGCGCGGATCTATAAGGATGGCGCGGCGCGAATCGCCGGTTTCTTGGATGATTATTCGTTCCTGGCGCAAGGATTGCTCCAGTTGTACGAGTGCGATTTTGACCCGCGCTGGCTCCGGGCGGGACTGGAGTTGACCGAGACGGCCAGCGGCAGGTTCGGGGATGGGAGCGGCCGGTATTATCTGACGGCCGCTGCGGGCCAATTATTGAAGCGGCCGGTCTCCGGGAGCGATCAGGCGATACCGAGCGGAGTCGCGGTTCAGGCCGAGAACCTGTTGAAGTTGGCCGCCTATATCGGGAACGAACCATACCGGGAGGAGGCCGCCCGGATCTTGGGGGCCTACGGTCCGGCCATGACCGACAACCCCTGGGGATATGCCGGATTGATCGGAGCCTTGGATGCCTGGCACCGCAATTATCAGACCTTCACCTTTGTGACGGATCAGGCCGGCGTGCCCGATCTCTTGCGCCGGCTGCAAGGAGAATATCTTCCCTACCGGGTGCTGTTGCTGTGCCAAGCCGGAACGGATCTGGCCCATCACCCGGCCGCGCCGTTACTCGCCGGACACCGGCCGCTGGAGGGAAAACCGACCTGCTATGCCTGCATGGAGCGGAGTTGCCATCCGCCGGTAACCGGCTGGGAAGAGCTGCGGGCCTTGCTGAACCCAGAAGCGCCGCAGTGA
- a CDS encoding GNAT family N-acetyltransferase — MRCVDAIRAVVPIGCAEFPDYTFEELSIAEIAQIVPLKSLLIEHLQSAPLFVPFFAGRDITYVKEENERRKSRYFVARDNGKTIAFIEITASGENFVGDAPEMTNICGAYMLPEYRGSGVYTKLLAVLLEKIRSEGYTLCGVDFESFNPTARSFWLKHFTAYTYSMTRRIDERIYRANESE; from the coding sequence TTGCGGTGCGTTGATGCGATTCGGGCTGTGGTGCCGATCGGCTGCGCTGAATTTCCAGATTACACTTTTGAGGAACTTTCAATTGCAGAGATTGCGCAGATTGTTCCGTTAAAAAGCCTGCTTATTGAGCATTTACAAAGCGCTCCGTTGTTTGTCCCGTTTTTCGCTGGCCGGGATATTACTTATGTCAAGGAAGAAAACGAGCGGCGAAAATCGAGGTATTTTGTTGCCAGGGATAATGGGAAAACCATTGCATTTATTGAGATTACGGCTTCGGGTGAAAACTTTGTGGGCGACGCCCCGGAAATGACCAATATTTGCGGCGCTTATATGCTGCCGGAATATCGGGGCAGCGGTGTTTATACGAAATTACTCGCGGTGTTACTAGAAAAGATTCGGTCGGAAGGTTATACCCTTTGCGGGGTGGATTTTGAAAGCTTCAATCCGACGGCAAGGAGCTTTTGGTTGAAACATTTTACGGCTTATACTTATAGTATGACGCGGCGGATTGATGAACGGATTTACCGGGCGAATGAATCCGAATAG
- a CDS encoding lysophospholipid acyltransferase family protein yields MRTIRVLAPIINIFPESIIRYIGSKASEFLLNKYATLEVTGNEFLSERIGKPTIFIANHLSNMDGLVLNKVLKKNNVTFMAGIKLNANPLTSIFLKTVKHIPISPNSADRNAIQKALAVLSTGKSILIFPEGTRSRSGSMVKGKKGFLLLAKLSKADIVPIALEGTELLLPVNQNDMGKETPQHATVRVNIGKPFQLEEKSHNCDNWDEECVYTAMIKIAQMLKSEYQGVYKID; encoded by the coding sequence ATGAGAACTATACGTGTGCTGGCACCAATTATAAACATATTTCCAGAAAGTATTATTCGATATATTGGCAGTAAAGCATCTGAATTTCTTCTTAATAAATATGCAACGTTAGAGGTAACGGGAAATGAATTCCTGTCTGAGCGGATAGGCAAGCCAACAATATTTATTGCAAATCATTTAAGTAATATGGATGGCCTTGTTCTCAATAAGGTACTTAAGAAAAATAATGTCACCTTCATGGCAGGCATAAAACTGAACGCAAATCCCCTTACATCAATATTTCTGAAAACAGTTAAGCACATTCCCATAAGCCCAAATTCAGCTGATAGAAATGCAATCCAAAAGGCTCTAGCCGTATTGAGTACGGGAAAGTCAATTTTAATATTCCCTGAGGGGACTCGAAGCAGATCCGGTTCCATGGTAAAGGGTAAAAAGGGGTTTCTACTATTAGCAAAACTCTCTAAGGCTGATATTGTTCCAATAGCACTTGAGGGAACAGAGCTTTTGTTGCCGGTCAACCAGAATGACATGGGTAAGGAAACTCCCCAGCATGCAACAGTGAGAGTAAATATAGGGAAGCCTTTTCAGCTAGAGGAAAAAAGTCACAACTGTGATAATTGGGATGAAGAATGTGTATATACCGCAATGATAAAAATTGCACAAATGCTAAAATCCGAATATCAGGGTGTATATAAAATAGACTAA
- a CDS encoding peptidase U32 family protein, whose protein sequence is MELLIPAGNLEKLRTALFYGADAVYVGVAGLSLRAESAEMSLDELATGIGEAHRGGVKVYAALNTFARDSDLPSVKETVGALADQGADAVILSDPGVLALVRRNAPHLPVHLSTQANTTNSAAVRFWLEQGVRRMVLARELNLAEIGAIRREVPEAELEIFAHGAMCMAYSGRCFLSAFRNRRSANRGDCTQPCRWEYRMVEATRPGDPFRVEEDARYSYLLSSKDLCMIEYLPEIAAAGVVSLKVEGRMKSPYYVAAVTRAYRWALDAFRNDPAHYCCPPEFLAELAKISNRGYTTGFYFATERITEVNPDEKYRQTHDLVGTVLEYDRPQRRALVGVRNRLSAGDEVDLLLPDATIGLDTETFTDEHGLPLREAHNGYRVYFPLPEEVPAGAVLRRKLPMS, encoded by the coding sequence ATGGAACTATTGATCCCTGCCGGCAATCTGGAGAAGTTGCGCACCGCGCTTTTTTACGGCGCGGATGCGGTCTATGTCGGAGTGGCGGGTCTGAGCCTGCGGGCCGAATCCGCCGAAATGAGCCTGGATGAGCTGGCCACCGGGATCGGGGAGGCCCACCGCGGTGGGGTCAAAGTCTATGCGGCGCTCAATACGTTCGCGCGCGACAGCGATCTTCCCTCCGTCAAGGAGACCGTCGGGGCCTTGGCCGATCAGGGGGCGGACGCGGTGATCCTGAGCGATCCTGGTGTCTTGGCCCTGGTACGGCGGAATGCCCCCCATCTACCGGTGCATCTAAGCACTCAGGCCAATACCACCAACAGCGCGGCGGTCCGGTTCTGGCTCGAACAAGGGGTCCGCCGGATGGTGCTGGCCCGGGAATTGAATCTGGCGGAGATTGGCGCGATCCGGCGCGAGGTTCCCGAGGCGGAACTGGAGATCTTTGCCCATGGCGCGATGTGCATGGCCTATTCGGGGCGGTGTTTCCTGTCGGCCTTCCGCAACCGGCGCAGCGCAAACCGAGGCGATTGCACCCAGCCCTGCCGTTGGGAGTACCGGATGGTGGAAGCGACCCGACCTGGCGACCCGTTCCGGGTCGAGGAGGATGCGCGCTATAGTTATCTGTTAAGTTCCAAGGACCTGTGCATGATCGAATATCTGCCGGAGATCGCCGCCGCCGGTGTGGTCAGTCTGAAAGTCGAAGGCCGGATGAAGTCGCCCTACTACGTGGCGGCGGTGACCCGGGCCTACCGCTGGGCCCTCGACGCTTTCCGGAACGATCCGGCTCACTACTGCTGCCCACCGGAATTCCTGGCGGAACTCGCGAAAATATCCAACCGCGGCTACACCACGGGATTTTATTTCGCCACAGAGCGGATTACCGAAGTCAATCCGGACGAGAAATACCGTCAGACCCATGACCTGGTGGGAACGGTCCTGGAATACGATCGCCCGCAGCGCCGGGCGCTGGTGGGAGTCAGAAACCGGCTGAGCGCCGGGGATGAAGTGGACCTGTTGCTGCCCGATGCCACCATCGGTTTAGATACGGAAACGTTCACCGATGAACATGGTTTGCCGTTGCGGGAGGCGCATAACGGCTACCGGGTGTATTTTCCATTGCCGGAGGAGGTTCCCGCCGGAGCGGTGTTGCGGCGGAAACTCCCGATGTCATAG
- a CDS encoding HepT-like ribonuclease domain-containing protein encodes MLEAIKRIEKYAARGRHAFAGDELIQTYVVHNLQIFGEAAFKLSSEYRDQYPEIPWAKIMGMRHILVHDYFAIDLEIVWNVVENELPILKKKLQEIIR; translated from the coding sequence ATGCTCGAAGCGATCAAGCGAATTGAGAAATATGCCGCTAGAGGTCGCCACGCCTTTGCCGGTGACGAACTTATCCAGACTTATGTTGTTCATAATTTACAGATTTTTGGCGAGGCGGCTTTCAAGCTTTCTTCTGAATACCGCGACCAGTACCCCGAAATACCATGGGCAAAGATAATGGGTATGCGCCATATTTTAGTTCATGATTACTTCGCTATCGATCTAGAAATTGTTTGGAATGTTGTTGAAAACGAACTCCCCATTTTGAAAAAGAAATTGCAAGAGATTATTCGGTAA
- a CDS encoding sugar O-acetyltransferase encodes MNQKDRMLAGLPYKAWLDGLPEERMENKKKLRKYNQCQPDERATIDELIRDILGKAGVGVHIEAPFYCDYGKNIEVGDYFFANYNCTILDVGKVIIGDNVQFAPNVSLYTAGHPLHPDSRNSGYEYGMSITIGNNVWLGGNVVVNPGVHIGDNVVIGSGSIVTRDIPDNVIAAGNPCKVIRKITEEDRKYYYKKYDADLVKNDPETHIERSERHDRAICA; translated from the coding sequence ATGAATCAGAAAGATCGAATGTTGGCTGGCTTGCCATATAAAGCTTGGTTGGATGGATTGCCGGAAGAGCGAATGGAGAACAAGAAGAAGCTCCGTAAGTATAATCAATGTCAACCGGACGAAAGAGCAACAATCGATGAATTAATAAGAGACATTCTTGGTAAGGCAGGGGTAGGTGTACATATTGAGGCCCCCTTTTATTGTGATTATGGAAAAAATATTGAAGTCGGAGATTATTTCTTTGCGAATTACAACTGTACAATTTTAGATGTCGGAAAAGTAATTATCGGTGATAATGTGCAATTCGCCCCAAATGTTTCGCTGTATACAGCGGGGCATCCTCTACATCCCGATTCCCGAAATTCCGGGTATGAATATGGCATGAGTATAACCATTGGAAATAATGTTTGGCTTGGCGGCAATGTGGTTGTAAATCCCGGAGTTCATATTGGCGATAATGTTGTTATCGGCTCGGGAAGTATCGTAACCAGGGATATTCCCGACAATGTGATAGCGGCGGGAAACCCGTGCAAGGTTATTCGTAAAATAACAGAAGAAGACCGTAAGTATTATTATAAAAAATATGACGCTGATCTAGTGAAAAACGACCCAGAGACTCATATCGAAAGGAGTGAGCGCCATGATCGCGCTATATGCGCATGA
- a CDS encoding helix-turn-helix domain-containing protein, with protein MIKTLIADDDIEMLQGLEHIIPWEEHGFTIVGKADNGSEALILVEQSLPDLLITDITMPGLNGLELIRRAKMINPGLKSVLLTCHEDFHFAKTALELESEDYLVKYTLTDEELLRTLRKVSAKYQAEQSQKAERSLSLNKLLARDNFFMSLVHQTPADPEQMADAVRVLNIALPPGSFQIIGVFADNLETLPPGTEVHITNCIATLLQEQPERNFFRYAENSWMILSWTSPAPGARSQNDLDFAKLLQQQVLEASHVSVSVTFSSACPALAGLRQAVDEACALRESYFYSEPGALVCQAQTFSNVDPHDLYQRYQAALKEILETGPASRLREWMEQSLRSLEDAKYPPAIVKSLFRRMLVDMEAAAGRHSITFEGFHLAGDTLGRYRAVLSEVIRFFLERLEESRGGSRRKEIQRVIDYIDGHLGENIRCERMAKYVNMNSSYFSRLFKTEMGVSFSDYLIQRRMERASVLLANSESSIDEIAKTVGIENPSYFYRVYKKITGKTPGKVRNQSL; from the coding sequence ATGATCAAAACGCTCATTGCGGATGACGATATTGAAATGTTGCAGGGGCTGGAGCATATCATCCCCTGGGAAGAGCATGGTTTCACGATCGTGGGCAAGGCCGACAATGGTTCGGAGGCCCTGATCCTGGTGGAGCAGAGCCTTCCGGATCTGCTGATCACCGATATCACCATGCCGGGACTGAATGGTTTGGAGCTGATCCGCAGGGCCAAAATGATCAACCCCGGGCTCAAGTCGGTCCTCCTGACCTGCCATGAAGACTTCCACTTCGCCAAGACCGCGCTGGAGCTGGAGAGCGAGGATTATCTGGTCAAGTATACCCTGACCGACGAGGAACTGCTCCGGACGCTCCGAAAGGTGAGTGCCAAATACCAGGCGGAGCAGAGCCAAAAGGCCGAACGCAGTCTGAGCCTGAATAAGCTATTGGCCCGTGATAACTTCTTTATGAGTCTGGTCCATCAAACGCCGGCTGATCCGGAGCAGATGGCGGACGCGGTCCGGGTTTTGAATATCGCTTTGCCGCCCGGTTCCTTTCAGATCATCGGAGTATTCGCCGATAACCTCGAGACCCTTCCTCCGGGAACGGAGGTCCATATTACCAACTGCATCGCGACACTCCTCCAGGAGCAACCGGAGCGGAATTTCTTCCGGTACGCCGAAAATTCCTGGATGATCCTATCCTGGACATCCCCCGCTCCCGGAGCGCGCAGCCAAAACGATCTGGATTTCGCAAAGCTGCTCCAGCAACAGGTGCTGGAAGCATCGCATGTCTCCGTATCCGTAACCTTCAGTTCGGCTTGCCCCGCGCTTGCCGGACTGCGCCAGGCGGTGGACGAGGCCTGCGCCCTCCGCGAAAGTTATTTTTATTCGGAGCCGGGCGCCCTGGTCTGCCAGGCCCAAACTTTCTCGAATGTCGATCCTCATGATTTGTACCAGCGCTACCAGGCGGCGCTGAAGGAGATCCTGGAGACCGGACCCGCTTCCAGACTTAGGGAATGGATGGAGCAATCGCTCCGCTCCCTGGAAGACGCCAAGTATCCCCCGGCCATTGTAAAATCGTTATTCCGCCGGATGCTGGTTGACATGGAGGCGGCGGCCGGCCGCCACAGCATCACATTTGAAGGCTTTCATCTGGCCGGAGACACATTGGGCCGGTACCGGGCGGTCTTGTCCGAAGTTATCCGGTTCTTTCTGGAGCGGCTGGAGGAATCCCGCGGCGGTTCGCGGCGGAAAGAGATTCAGCGGGTCATCGATTATATCGACGGCCATTTGGGCGAGAATATCCGTTGCGAGCGGATGGCGAAGTACGTGAATATGAATAGCAGCTATTTCAGCCGGCTTTTCAAAACGGAGATGGGCGTCAGTTTCTCGGATTATTTGATTCAGCGCCGCATGGAGCGGGCATCGGTCCTGCTCGCGAATTCGGAGTCATCCATCGACGAGATCGCCAAGACCGTGGGCATCGAAAATCCCAGTTATTTTTACCGGGTCTATAAAAAAATCACCGGGAAGACCCCGGGAAAAGTGCGCAATCAATCGCTATGA